In one Lolium rigidum isolate FL_2022 chromosome 3, APGP_CSIRO_Lrig_0.1, whole genome shotgun sequence genomic region, the following are encoded:
- the LOC124702309 gene encoding fumarate hydratase 1, mitochondrial-like: MAMVLRRLAGASGSPSAAALLLRPALTRPISTGFREERDTFGPIRVPNDKLWGAQTQRSLQNFDIGGERERMPVPIIRAFGVLKKCAAKVNMEYGLDPTIGKAIMQAAEEVAEGKLDDHFPLVIWQTGSGTQSNMNANEVIANRAAEILGHKRGDKFVHPNDHVNRSQSSNDTFPTVMHIAAAVEINSRFIPSLDQLHKSLHSKSDEFKDIIKIGRTHTQDATPLTLGQEFSGYATQVKYGIDRIACTLPRMYQLAQGGTAVGTGLNTKKGFDVKIAAAVAEETDLPFVTAENKFEALAAHDAFVESSGAVNTVSASLMKVANDIRLLGSGPRCGLGELILPENEPGSSIMPGKVNPTQCEALTMVCAQVMGNHVGVTIGGSNGHFELNVYKPMIAAGLLRSLRLLGDASVSFEKNCVRGIEANHKRISQLLHESLMLVTSLNPKIGYDNAAAVAKKAHKEGTTLKESALSLGVLTEKEFHELVVPEKMIGPSD, translated from the exons ATGGCGATGGTTCTGCGCCGCCTCGCGGGCGCGTCCGGCTCGCCGTCGGCGGCCGCGCTGCTGCTCCGCCCCGCGCTCACCCGCCCGATCTCCACCGGCTTCCGCGAGGAGCGCGACACCTTCGGCCCCATCCGCGTCCCCAACGACAA GCTGTGGGGCGCGCAGACGCAGAGATCGCTGCAGAACTTTGACATTGGCGGCGAGCGCGAGCGGATGCCCGTGCCTATCATCCGCGCCTTTGGCGTGCTCAAAAAGTGCGCCGCTAAG GTGAATATGGAGTATGGCCTGGATCCAACGATTGGGAAGGCAATAATGCAGGCAGCTGAGGAGGTTGCAGAGGGAAAGTTGGATGATCACTTTCCGCTTGTTATCTGGCAAACTGGCAGTGGCACACAAAGCAACATGAATGCCAATGAG GTAATTGCTAATAGGGCAGCTGAGATACTTGGACATAAGCGTGGTGATAAGTTTGTACACCCTAATGACCATGTGAACAGGTCACAGTCCTCAAATGATACATTTCCCACT GTTATGCACATAGCAGCAGCTGTAGAGATCAATTCAAGGTTTATCCCAAGTTTGGATCAGTTGCATAAGTCACTTCATTCAAAG TCTGATGAGTTCAAAGACATCATTAAAATTGGGCGCACACATACCCAAGATGCCACCCCGTTGACTCTTGGGCAAGAATTCAGTGGTTATGCTACACAG GTGAAGTATGGAATTGATCGAATTGCATGTACCTTACCAAGGATGTATCAG CTTGCTCAAGGTGGGACTGCAGTTGGCACTGGCTTGAACACCAAGAAAGG ATTTGATGTCAAAATTGCTGCTGCAGTGGCCGAGGAAACAGATCTACCATTTGTGACAGCAGAGAACAAGTTTGAAGCTTTG GCAGCACATGATGCTTTTGTTGAGAGTAGTGGTGCCGTGAACACAGTTTCTGCATCTCTTATGAAGGTAGCAAATGACATACGCTTGCTGGGAAG CGGTCCTCGTTGTggacttggtgaacttatcctaCCAGAAAATGAGCCTGGGAGTAGCATTATGCCT GGAAAGGTTAATCCTACCCAGTGTGAGGCTTTGACCATGGTTTGTGCTCAG GTTATGGGTAATCACGTTGGTGTTACAATTGGTGGATCAAATGGGCATTTTGAACTGAACGTTTATAAACCAATGATTGCTGCTGGATTGCTTCGA TCATTGAGATTATTAGGCGACGCATCTGTGTCCTTCGAGAAAAACTGTGTCAGGGGAATAGAAGCAAATCACAAGAGAATTTCACAATTGTTGCATGAG TCTTTGATGTTGGTGACATCCTTGAACCCT AAAATTGGCTATGACAATGCTGCAGCTGTTGCTAAGAAAGCTCACAAGGAAGGAACAACACTGAAG GAATCTGCTTTAAGCCTTGGAGTTTTGACGGAAAAAGAATTCCATGAACTTGTTGTTCCAGAGAAGATGATTGGCCCTTCTGATTAA
- the LOC124698211 gene encoding alanine--glyoxylate aminotransferase 2 homolog 3, mitochondrial-like — protein MPAFDHVPLPYDGPSAVEIARKRAEFLSPSLFHFYSNPLNIVEGKKQYLYDEHGRRFLDAFAGIATVCCGHSHPDIIDAITAQARRLQHSTVLYLNHAIADFAEALASKMPGDLKVVFFTNSGTEANELAIMMARLYTGSHDIISLRNSYHGNASGTMGATAQKNWKFNVVQSGVHHAVNPDPYRGAFGSDAEKYARDVKEIIEFGTTGHVAGFISEAIQGVGGIVEVAPGYLPLAYDTVRKAGGLCIADEVQAGFARVGSHFWGFETHGVIPDIVTMAKGIGNGIPLGAVVTTPEIAQVLTRRCYFNTFGGNPLCTAGGLAVLKVLEKERLQENAFIVGSYLKDRLRGLQEKHDIIGDVRGTGFMLGVELVTDRQLKTPAKDEICHAMEHMKDMGVLVGKGGFYGNVFRITPPLCFTKEDADFFVDVMDIALSKL, from the exons ATGCCGGCCTTCGACCACGTGCCGCTGCCCTACGACGGACCGAGCGCCGTCGAGATCGCACGCAAGCGCGCCGAGTTCCTCAGCCCGTCCCTGTTTCATTTCTACTCCAACCCC CTGAACATTGTGGAGGGGAAGAAGCAGTACCTGTACGACGAGCACGGGCGGCGCTTCCTGGACGCGTTCGCCGGCATCGCCACGGTGTGCTGCGGCCACAGCCACCCGGACATCATCGACGCGATCACCGCGCAGGCCAGGCGCCTGCAGCACTCCACCGTGCTTTACCTCAACcatgccatcgccgacttcgccgAGGCGCTCGCCTCCAAGATGCCTGGCGATCTCAAG GTTGTCTTCTTCACCAACTCCGGCACGGAGGCGAACGAGCTCGCGATCATGATGGCGCGGCTGTACACTGGCTCCCACGACATCATATCTCTCAGGAACTCCTACCACGGCAACGCCTCGGGCACCATGGGCGCCACCGCGCAGAAGAACTGGAAGTTCAATGTTGTTCAG AGTGGGGTGCACCATGCCGTGAACCCGGACCCCTACAGAGGCGCCTTCGGCTCCGACGCCGAGAAGTACGCGCGAGACGTGAAGgagatcatcgagttcggcaccaCTGGCCACGTTGCTGGCTTCATATCCGAAGCTATCCAG GGCGTTGGTGGGATCGTCGAGGTGGCGCCAGGCTACCTGCCACTCGCCTACGACACGGTGAGGAAGGCCGGCGGCCTCTGCATCGCCGACGAGGTTCAGGCAGGCTTCGCGCGCGTCGGCAGCCACTTCTGGGGGTTCGAGACCCACGGCGTGATCCCCGACATCGTAACCATGGCAAAG GGCATCGGCAACGGCATCCCTCTGGGCGCCGTGGTGACGACGCCGGAGATCGCGCAGGTCCTGACACGGCGCTGCTACTTCAACACCTTCGGAGGAAACCCGCTCTGCACCGCCGGCGGGCTCGCCGTCCTCAAGGTGCTCGAGAAGGAGAGGCTCCAGGAGAACGCCTTCATCGTCGGCTCCTACCTCAAAGACCGCCTCCGCGGTCTCCAGGAGAAGCACGACA tcattggtgatgtGAGGGGAACAGGCTTCatgcttggcgtcgagcttgtgaCCGATCGGCAGCTCAAGACTCCGGCGAAAGACGAGATTTGCCATGCCATGGAGCACATGAAAG ATATGGGCGTTCTGGTCGGGAAAGGGGGATTTTACGGGAATGTTTTCAGGATCACTCCCCCTCTGTGCTTCACCAAGGAAGATGCTG ATTTCTTCGTCGATGTCATGGACATTGCGCTATCAAAACTCTGA